A portion of the Malania oleifera isolate guangnan ecotype guangnan chromosome 3, ASM2987363v1, whole genome shotgun sequence genome contains these proteins:
- the LOC131152327 gene encoding uncharacterized protein LOC131152327 codes for MGCGESKHNVATGNAITLKKSNDADPTKKAGKDVEAISETGSADKAGAADHLVQAEEREKAKEDSSEETNKAEEADVDVKDIISTTADAGLKEKDAVEESNEQKKEDVHADQIGDEPDRFITSESPNCFFSSRRDEESIQRIVSDQEQSERSEYFSPRHLSEEINVAVGEKELIEETKPDTGNGEAEKENEEKVVKEEAGEGKPNEAKEPINADKDQEQGSDSPTQDQKTN; via the exons ATGGGTTGTGGGGAATCAAAACACAATGTCGCCACCGGGAACGCCATTACCCTCAAGAAATCAAATGATGCTGATCCCACCAAGAAGGCTGGAAAAGATGTAGAAGCCATCAGCGAAACCGGTTCGGCCGATAAGGCCGGTGCTGCTGATCATTTGGTGCAGGCAGAGGAAAGAGAAAAGGCAAAAGAGGATTCATCTGAGGAGACTAATAAGGCTGAAGAGGCTGATGTTGATGTGAAGGACATAATTAGTACAACAGCAGATGCTGGATTGAAGGAAAAGGATGCTGTTGAAGAAtcaaatgagcaaaagaaagaagatgTCCATGCTGATCAGATTGGTGATGAACCCGATCGATTCATTACTAGCGAATCCCCGAATTGCTTTTTCTCATCTAGGAGAGATGAGGAATCGATCCAAAGGATTGTTTCTGATCAGGAGCAGTCCGAGAGGTCAGAGTATTTTTCTCCACGCCATCTCTCGGAAGAGATCAATGTTGCTGTTGGGGAGAAAGAATTGATTGAAGAAACAAAACCAGATACGGGAAATG GAGAGGCTGAGAAGGAGAATGAAGAGAAAGTTGTCAAGGAGGAGGCAGGAGAGGGAAAACCCAATGAAGCAAAGGAGCCTATCAATGCTGATAAAGATCAG GAACAAGGGAGTGATTCGCCAACACAAGATCAGAAGACAAATTGA